The genomic DNA ACCTTCAAGGTCTCCAACGACGCCCACGTGGACGAGGCCTTCTCCGAGCCCCTGCACGGCTACGTCGCCCAGGTGTTCGTGCGCGGCACCATCGTCACCTACGACGGGCTCGTCGACGCGCGGGGACGGATCATCTTCGCCTTCAGCCACGAGTACAGCGACGGAATCATGGAGTCGGTGCTCGAGCAGAAGGATCTGGCCATCTGGAGCCACAAGGAGCTGCCGCCCGCGCTGGATGAGCTGGGCCGCCGGGCGGTGGCGGCGCTCGGGCTGCGCGAGCGCTGGTTCCACCTGGAGTTCTTCCGCCTCGCCGACGGGAGCTACGTCGCGCTGGAGGCGAACCTGCGCCCGCCGGGAGCCTTCCTGACGGACATGATGAACTACGCGTGCGACATGGACGTGTACCGCCTGTGGGCGCGCATGATGACCGGCGACGACCTGAGCGGATTTCAGTACACGCCCCGCTACCACGTGTGTCACGCCGGCCGGCGCACGGGGCGGCAGTACCGCCACCGGCACTCGGAGGTGGTGGACCGGCTCGGAGGAGCGCTGCTGCAGCACCGCGAGCTACCCGCCGTCTTCAAGAGCGCGCTGGGGGATGAGATGTACCTCATCCGTCACCAGGATCTGCCGGCCATGCAGGAGGCCCTGCGCTTCATCCAGGCGCGGGGCTGAACGCGGAGGGCCAGGCGCTCAGCAGAGCAGCCAGCGCATGGCGAGTGGCAACCGGCGCTGCCAGTCCTTCTCGTGGTGGAGCCCACCCGGCTCCAACACGAGGAACAGCTCGTGGTCGGCGTAGCCCAGGCTCTTGAGGTGGTGGAAGAACTCCCGCGTGGCGTCGCCGTAGTACATGGTGTAGCCGACCGGATCGATGGTCTCGTGGAGACCGGCGTCCAGGTAGATGCGGGACCAACGGCGAGTGTGGGCGGACCACTCGGAGAACATCCGGTTCCAGCCCCACATGACGGAGGGAGACAGGCCGCCGATGCGGCCGAACAGCTCGGGGTGCTTCCAGCCGAGGTACAGCGAGATGAGACCGCCCAGGGACGAGCCCATGACGGCCGTCCACTCAGGGCCCTGGCGGGTGCGATAGGTGGAATCGATGTAGGGCTTGAGGGTCTCGACGAAGAAGCGGGTGTAGGGCCCGCCACGGGCCTGGACCTGGCTGCGCGGCTCGTCCCAGGGCGAGTACTCGGAGAGCCTGTTGGACGTCGAGTCCACCGCGACGATGAGCCAGGGCTCCAGGCGCCCCTCGGACACCATGCTCTCGAGGGCGGTGTTGGCACACCAAGTGTCGTAGATGGCGGACTCGGGGTGGGCGAAGACGTTCTGCCCGTCCTGCATGTAGAGCACGGGGAAGCGCCGGTGGGGCTCGTGGTCGTACGCGTCCGGGGTGTAGATGCGGACGGTGCGGGAGAACCCCTCGTGCGGGGAGGCGAAGTCTCGGATGATGTGGACGTGTCCCATGGAGGCTGCCAAGTGCTACGGCGTCCACGCACCATAGGATGACGGGCACTCCCCCGTCATCCCTCCTGCACGCTCCGACCTTCCGCTCTTTTCCCAGGGCATGAGCTCAACCGCCAGTCGGGCAAATTCGTCGCACTGTTCCTGTGTCACGCAGGTGAACCACGTGGACAGATCGAAATCACCCCATCCCTCCAAGAATACATTCAACAGCTTCTTCGACCGAAAGAGCCAGCCTCAATTCGGTTCGCTCCTCGTCTTCGATCAAGGATTGCACGCGCGCCCTGTTCGCATCCGAGCAAACCAGCGTTAATCCGTATCCTTCAGCGGGCAGCTTGAATCGATTCAGAACATCTCTCCAATAAAACAACATATCTCCACCTGGATACTCCAATTCCCGGAGATCCAACACGAACCCCTGACAAGAACCCCGAGGATTCGCCATGGCAGCACCAACAATCATCGCAATAAACACTCCTCCTTCGGGACTACCAGGCCCCATCCAATACTTCCCTGAAAGCTTCACACACAACACTCGTTGACGACCATCCTGCCGCTTCCAGATGGAGATCTCAAAACCCAATCCTAGAACGCCGCTCCACATTACCTCTTTGAAAACTGACATGCTCATTTTCCCGGCACCGGCGCCAATGTTGTTCCCTCCGGCATACGCTTCCAGCACCTGAAGCAAAAGGGCTTGCTCGGATCGTCACGCATGTTCTCGAATCCGGGGAGAGAGCGAAGATCGGCCTCGATCATCTCCTCCAACTTCATCACCTCCATCGTATTAGACATTACCTCGCGAGAAAAACCCTGTGGCAGTTGCTTGTGAACGACGAGCGCATCGACATCGAAGTCAGCGGGATTGAAGGGCCCGCCCGTTGAATACCGCGTACCGGTTGAAAGACTGCCACGAATACCGTACTGCACATCTAGACCGAAAACCTCGCGAATCGTGTCGTCGTAGTAGCGGAGGACCCCCAGAGCGCTCTCAAGCATCTCCTCGCGCGTGGGCGGGCGTGGAGCCATGTTACGCAGGACATCGGCTTGCTCAAGTCCCTCTCGGATCGATGGCAGCCCAGCCGCATGGCGCTCCGCATTGATGACGGCCGATAGCGCCTCCATATCTGCGCCATGTCGGGCGAGCTGGTCCTCGATTTCGTCCCATTTGTTCTGGGCAAGAGTAGTGGCAACCTCATCCACATTCTGAACCCCAAACGCAGACCTTGCAGCAGCCGCTTCCTCAAGAGAGCGGAAGTGCTTCATCGATCCAAGCGCGTTAACCCCAGACATACCAGCCGACATCAATACGCC from Archangium lipolyticum includes the following:
- a CDS encoding ATP-grasp domain-containing protein, whose protein sequence is MNVVFISPHFPPQFFHFVTALRERGVNVLGIGDAPYDTLRPELREALSEYFFTPNLNHYDSLLRATGYFTWRHGRIDRIDSLNESWLEVEARLREDFHVPGLQPADIAMLRSKLGMHDVFKKAGIPHPDAIPVQDAAGVKAFARKVGYPLVLKPDVGVGAARTFKVSNDAHVDEAFSEPLHGYVAQVFVRGTIVTYDGLVDARGRIIFAFSHEYSDGIMESVLEQKDLAIWSHKELPPALDELGRRAVAALGLRERWFHLEFFRLADGSYVALEANLRPPGAFLTDMMNYACDMDVYRLWARMMTGDDLSGFQYTPRYHVCHAGRRTGRQYRHRHSEVVDRLGGALLQHRELPAVFKSALGDEMYLIRHQDLPAMQEALRFIQARG
- a CDS encoding alpha/beta hydrolase; the protein is MGHVHIIRDFASPHEGFSRTVRIYTPDAYDHEPHRRFPVLYMQDGQNVFAHPESAIYDTWCANTALESMVSEGRLEPWLIVAVDSTSNRLSEYSPWDEPRSQVQARGGPYTRFFVETLKPYIDSTYRTRQGPEWTAVMGSSLGGLISLYLGWKHPELFGRIGGLSPSVMWGWNRMFSEWSAHTRRWSRIYLDAGLHETIDPVGYTMYYGDATREFFHHLKSLGYADHELFLVLEPGGLHHEKDWQRRLPLAMRWLLC